The nucleotide window GTAAATGCATCGGCCCAGGCTGATAAAGATTATTGGCGCTGGTTTGAAGTTGAAGTTCTGGTCTTCAAACAAAACGCCACTGACCAGTCCGGTGAAAACTTTTCTTTAAACATGCAGCCTATTGCGGTCGACGAAAGCCGGGATTTATTGACGCCCCACCACAGCCAGCGAAACAGATCTCTTCGTAGTGTCCTTCCTGTATGCAAAGCGCTTTCTGAGCAAAACTGGCAAATTGACATTGCCTGCCAATATGACAACGAAGACCAATGGATACCCATTGCCGGAAACCCATTCGCCCCGGAACATAAGTTATCGGAAATGACCTCTACTGAGGTTGTTATTGATGGCCCCGGTGGCGATATAGAGCAGGCCTCACAACCTTTTCTGATGCCTGCAGACGCTCTCGAACTCTCCCCTATTCGAACCGAACTCGAGCGCAAAGGCCAAGCTAAATCTCTGTTGCATCTAGCCTGGAGACAACCGGTATTTACCCGCGGTGTCGGTCGCAAAATGCGTCTATTTGGTGGCAAAAATTATGCCAACGACTTCTTCTATAATGGTTTCCCCAAAGAACAGGAACAACTCGATACACCACTGTCCAGTGCTGGCCAGGAGCAGCGCATGGATAATATCCAACGCCTGCTAAGCGTTATTGAGTCGGGCACCGAACCCTTTATCAGCTCGGACGATAACCTCCCAGCTCGCCCGCCTCTAACAGCTGCCGAAAACCCTCAGCTTACCTGGGAATTTGACGGCTTAATGCATATTTTTCTGGTCGGTAACTATCTGCATATTGACGGTGAGTTCAACTTACGCGAACCAGATGAAGTCAGGCGTATTGCTAACGACTTAGAAACTCAGGCGGCATATGCTCTTAATGACGCGACTAAACAAACACCTTATTTACGTAGCTATTATTTCTCTCAGTTACGGCGCGTTATCAGTCACGAAACACATTACTTCGATCACCCTGAACTCGGGGTTGTCGTTCAAATTCGCCGTACTGACTTATCGGCTCCACGATACTAATAAGTTACGAGGCAATTATGGAAAAGTACGAAGAGCTCCTGCTGGCCTTAAGAAAAGTTATTCGCGCTATCGACTTATACTCTAAACAATTAAATAAGTACTCTGGGTTAACCGCGCCTCAGTTATTAATTTTGCGTGAAATAAATGCAGCGAATGGTATAACCGCCAGTAAAGTGGCACAAAATATCAATCTAAGCCCGGCAACGGTTTCTAATGTCATCGAACGCCTTGAACACCGGCAATTCATTCACAGACACCGTAGTGAGCAGGATAAACGCCGTGTGTCTCTTTATTTGACTGAACAGGGCCTTAATCTTCTGGAAAAGGCACCACAGCCGTTGCAGGAGGATTTCATAGAAAAGTTCCAGGCACTGGCTGAATGGGAGCAGTCCCTGCTGCTCTCCTCAATGCAAAGAATTGCCAATATGATGGATGCGGAACGTCTCGACGCCGCGCCCGTACTTGAAGTTGGAAGCTACCACAAACTGGACCAATAACATGCACAAACGACTACTTAGCTTATTACCCGCTCTACTTATATCGGGTGCTGCAATTGCAGAAACCTGTGGAAGTGACAAAGAGATTATTCCTATTTCACAGGTGCAGGGAGACAATGAACAGTCTCCAAAGGTTGGTAAGCAAGTAACCGTGAGCGGTATTGTTACCGCAAGCTGGCAGTCGTCTGAACAACTTGGTGGTTTTTTCATTCACAGTTTACCTGAAGACATGGATGACAACCCTGCGACTTCAGAGGGCTTATTTATCGTCACCCGGAAGCAACATTCACAAGTTAATAACGGTGAATGGGTAAGAGTGACGGGACAAGTTGAAGAGCAGTCCAAATTAACCTCGTTAATAGAAGTGTCCAATATAACAACCTGTGGTGATGCAAAAGCTCTTCCTGCGACAACTGAATTGAAGCTCCCGGTTGAATCACTTGACCGGTTTGAAGCTTTAGAAGGTATGCCTGTCATTTTATCCGCTGCCGGAGGTGAGAGCCTGACGGTCTCCGGAAATTACAATTACCCACGCTACGGCTTTTTCGATATTTCCGCAGGCCGCTTATGGACACCGACTCAAATCGTTATGCCGGGAAAAGACGCAAAGCGCCAGGCACAGGAAAACGGATTGAATCGCTTGCAGGTTGATGACAACAGCAATATTGTCAAACCCCGCCCGCTGCCATTTAACGAACTTCAGCATGGTGAACAAAGTAGCCTGCGCTCGGGGGCTACCCTGAAAAGTTTCTCCGGTATTATCAGCCAATTCAATAACCGTTATAGAATTCAGCCAACTGACGACTTAGAATTAGAAACACCGTCGGTGCAACCGCAACTGTCGGAGAAATCAGATAATGCTGTGCGCGTCGCCAGTTTTAATGTGCTGAACTTCTTTAACGGAAACGGTGCCGGAAAAGGATTTCCGACTCCCAGAGGAGCCGACACGCATGAGCAAATGCAACGACAGCAGAAAAAAATTGTTGCCGCACTAACGGCTATTGATGCTGATGTTATTGGCTTAATGGAAATTGAGAACGACGGATTTGGTGAGCGCAGCGCAATAACGCAACTGGTTGAGGCGCTGGAAAAGACATCAGGAAAGGATTACGCAATAGCTGAGCCGCATGCCGAAAAAATTGGAACAGACCAAATTACTGTCGGTATTATTTATCAACCGCAGCGCGTAAAACCAAGTTCTCACGCGATATTCACACGCCAGGGGCCTTTTTCCTGGGGAAGCCGCCCTCCTCTTGCGCAAAGTTTTATCGACGCCAAAACGGATAAACAATTCAGTGTTGTGGTAAACCACTTCAAGTCGAAAGGCAGTTGTCCGGAAGACTCTGAAAGCCCAAACAGTAACCAAAATGACGGGCAGGCCTGCTGGAATGATTTAAGACTTAAGTCATCACAAGAGTTAACGCAGTGGATCCACAGTGAGTCTCTAGCAAACCCGGTATTGCTGGGTGATTTTAACGCTTATTATCAGGAAGACCCGGTACGTTATTTTGCTGACAATGGTTTTTATAACCCTTCAGGCGCAAAAGACTATTCTTACGTATACGACAGTCAGGCCGGGGCTTTAGATCATGTTTTTGTTGCAGATTCACTTAAGGAAAAGATTCAGGGGGTCTATCACCTGCCCTTTAATGCTGACGAGCCCCAGGTATATGATTACCGCGACGAGGCGTATTTTGCAGAAGGCCCTTTCCGCTCTTCTGACCATGACCCACTAGTACTGGACTTCGTTTTTTCCGGCTCTGGCATGTAGGCATTATCAGTTCCAAAGTGAACCTCGAACTCAACACCAATTAACCACTGGCCGCTACGCTGTTCCGTTTTAAGGTTGCGAGGCCAGTGGTACCCAACCCAAGTTTCCACAAAAAACCAGTCCCGTAAGTATCGCTGACGGTTAAGAAAGCGTAATCCATAGTCCTGAACAGGCACCTCGTGGTCAGTATTCCCCTCTATCCAGGTTTCTGTCGCCCAGGCTTTTTCCTGTGCATACAAATGATATAAACGCGCAGTACTGTTCCAGCGAACACCGTCTGTTTCTTCCGCAAAAGTGCCTTTAGAAGCCCACCT belongs to Idiomarina sp. PL1-037 and includes:
- a CDS encoding ExeM/NucH family extracellular endonuclease, with the translated sequence MHKRLLSLLPALLISGAAIAETCGSDKEIIPISQVQGDNEQSPKVGKQVTVSGIVTASWQSSEQLGGFFIHSLPEDMDDNPATSEGLFIVTRKQHSQVNNGEWVRVTGQVEEQSKLTSLIEVSNITTCGDAKALPATTELKLPVESLDRFEALEGMPVILSAAGGESLTVSGNYNYPRYGFFDISAGRLWTPTQIVMPGKDAKRQAQENGLNRLQVDDNSNIVKPRPLPFNELQHGEQSSLRSGATLKSFSGIISQFNNRYRIQPTDDLELETPSVQPQLSEKSDNAVRVASFNVLNFFNGNGAGKGFPTPRGADTHEQMQRQQKKIVAALTAIDADVIGLMEIENDGFGERSAITQLVEALEKTSGKDYAIAEPHAEKIGTDQITVGIIYQPQRVKPSSHAIFTRQGPFSWGSRPPLAQSFIDAKTDKQFSVVVNHFKSKGSCPEDSESPNSNQNDGQACWNDLRLKSSQELTQWIHSESLANPVLLGDFNAYYQEDPVRYFADNGFYNPSGAKDYSYVYDSQAGALDHVFVADSLKEKIQGVYHLPFNADEPQVYDYRDEAYFAEGPFRSSDHDPLVLDFVFSGSGM
- a CDS encoding peptidoglycan binding protein CsiV, translating into MALVHRGVKSVLGLATALAALVSVNASAQADKDYWRWFEVEVLVFKQNATDQSGENFSLNMQPIAVDESRDLLTPHHSQRNRSLRSVLPVCKALSEQNWQIDIACQYDNEDQWIPIAGNPFAPEHKLSEMTSTEVVIDGPGGDIEQASQPFLMPADALELSPIRTELERKGQAKSLLHLAWRQPVFTRGVGRKMRLFGGKNYANDFFYNGFPKEQEQLDTPLSSAGQEQRMDNIQRLLSVIESGTEPFISSDDNLPARPPLTAAENPQLTWEFDGLMHIFLVGNYLHIDGEFNLREPDEVRRIANDLETQAAYALNDATKQTPYLRSYYFSQLRRVISHETHYFDHPELGVVVQIRRTDLSAPRY
- a CDS encoding MarR family winged helix-turn-helix transcriptional regulator, which encodes MEKYEELLLALRKVIRAIDLYSKQLNKYSGLTAPQLLILREINAANGITASKVAQNINLSPATVSNVIERLEHRQFIHRHRSEQDKRRVSLYLTEQGLNLLEKAPQPLQEDFIEKFQALAEWEQSLLLSSMQRIANMMDAERLDAAPVLEVGSYHKLDQ